The following are from one region of the Polaribacter marinaquae genome:
- a CDS encoding valine--tRNA ligase: MTIPSKYDAKQVEDKWYDYWMKNNYFHSTPDEREPYTIVIPPPNVTGVLHMGHMLNNTIQDVLIRRARLLGKNACWVPGTDHASIATEAKVVAKLKEQGIKKSDLTREEFLQHAFDWKDEYGGIILEQLKKLGASCDWERTAFTMDPEMSESVIKVFVDLYNKGLIYRGYRMVNWDPEAKTTLSDEEVIHEERQGNLYYLEYKIEGSDDTLTIATTRPETIFGDTAICINPNDERFTHLKGKKAIVPLCGRIIPIIEDEYVDLEFGTGCLKVTPAHDENDKNLGDKHNLEVIDIFNDDASLNSFGLHYQGKDRFVVRKEIAQELSEKGILVKTEVHTNKVGTSERTKAVIEPRLSDQWFLKMEELAKPAIKAVLGDDTDINLYPKKFENTYRHWMENVRDWNISRQLWWGQQIPAFFYGDGKEDFVVAENIEDALVLAKEKTGNASLSASDLKQDEDALDTWFSSWLWPMSVFDGIRNPENEEIKYYYPTNDLVTGPDILFFWVARMIVAGYEYKDQKPFNNVYLTGLVRDKQRRKMSKSLGNSPDALKLIDDYGADGVRVGLLLSSAAGNDLMFDEDLCQQGKGFANKIWNAFRLIKGWEVDASLPQPETSKIGLEWYEAKFQKTLAEIEDHFSKYRLSNALMAIYKLINDDFSSWLLEIVKPVYQQPIDKTTFDAIIEVLENNLKVLHPFMPFLTEEIWQHITERSSEEALVIAKYPTIKKFDTQIITNFDFATDVVSGIRTIRKDKNVSFKDAVELFVIDNDKSSKDFDAVIQKLTNTAAINYVSEKVDGASFRVKSNEYFVPISIENIDVEAEIKKLETELKRAEGFLFGINKKLSNERFVANAPEQVIALERKKEADTIAKIETIKSSLSSLK; this comes from the coding sequence ATGACAATTCCATCTAAATACGATGCAAAACAAGTAGAAGATAAATGGTACGATTACTGGATGAAAAATAATTATTTTCATTCAACGCCAGATGAAAGAGAGCCTTACACAATCGTGATTCCGCCACCAAACGTAACCGGAGTATTACATATGGGGCACATGCTAAATAATACAATACAAGATGTTTTAATTAGACGTGCACGTTTATTAGGCAAAAATGCTTGTTGGGTACCTGGTACAGATCATGCATCTATTGCCACAGAAGCAAAAGTTGTTGCTAAATTAAAAGAGCAAGGAATTAAAAAAAGCGACTTAACTCGTGAAGAATTCTTACAACATGCTTTTGATTGGAAAGATGAATATGGAGGAATTATTTTAGAACAATTAAAGAAGTTAGGTGCTTCTTGTGATTGGGAAAGAACTGCGTTTACAATGGATCCAGAGATGTCTGAATCTGTGATTAAAGTTTTTGTTGATTTATACAACAAAGGTTTAATATACAGAGGCTACAGAATGGTAAACTGGGATCCAGAAGCCAAAACAACACTTTCTGATGAAGAAGTAATTCACGAAGAAAGACAAGGAAATTTGTATTATTTAGAATACAAAATTGAAGGTTCTGATGATACATTAACAATTGCAACAACAAGACCAGAAACTATTTTTGGTGATACTGCAATTTGTATCAACCCAAATGATGAGCGTTTTACACACTTAAAAGGTAAAAAAGCAATTGTGCCGCTTTGCGGAAGAATTATTCCGATTATAGAAGATGAATATGTAGATTTAGAATTTGGTACAGGTTGTTTAAAAGTTACGCCTGCACACGATGAAAATGATAAGAATTTAGGTGATAAACACAATCTAGAAGTAATCGATATTTTTAATGATGATGCTTCTTTAAATTCCTTCGGATTACATTACCAAGGGAAAGATAGATTTGTAGTTCGTAAAGAAATTGCTCAAGAATTATCAGAAAAAGGAATTTTAGTAAAAACTGAAGTTCATACAAACAAAGTTGGTACATCAGAAAGAACAAAAGCGGTTATTGAACCTAGATTGTCTGACCAATGGTTTTTAAAGATGGAAGAATTGGCTAAACCTGCAATTAAAGCAGTTTTAGGTGATGATACTGATATCAACTTATATCCAAAGAAATTTGAAAATACGTACCGTCATTGGATGGAAAATGTACGTGATTGGAATATTTCTCGTCAACTTTGGTGGGGACAACAAATTCCTGCTTTTTTCTATGGAGACGGAAAAGAAGATTTTGTTGTTGCAGAAAATATTGAAGATGCTTTAGTTTTAGCAAAAGAAAAAACAGGAAATGCTTCTTTGTCTGCGTCTGATTTAAAACAAGATGAAGATGCTTTGGATACTTGGTTCTCTTCTTGGTTGTGGCCAATGTCTGTTTTCGACGGAATTAGAAACCCAGAGAACGAAGAAATTAAATATTATTACCCAACAAACGATTTAGTTACTGGTCCGGATATTTTATTTTTCTGGGTGGCAAGAATGATTGTTGCAGGTTATGAATATAAAGATCAAAAACCTTTTAATAACGTATATTTAACAGGGTTAGTTAGAGATAAACAAAGACGTAAAATGTCTAAATCTTTAGGTAATTCTCCAGATGCACTTAAATTAATTGATGATTATGGCGCAGACGGTGTAAGAGTTGGACTTTTATTAAGTTCTGCAGCAGGTAACGATTTAATGTTTGATGAAGATTTATGTCAACAAGGAAAAGGGTTTGCAAATAAAATTTGGAATGCTTTCCGTTTGATAAAAGGTTGGGAAGTAGATGCAAGTTTACCACAACCAGAAACTTCTAAAATTGGTTTAGAATGGTATGAAGCTAAGTTTCAAAAAACTTTGGCAGAAATAGAAGATCATTTTTCTAAATATCGTTTGTCTAATGCCTTAATGGCAATTTACAAGTTAATTAATGATGATTTTTCTTCTTGGTTATTAGAAATTGTAAAACCAGTATATCAGCAACCAATAGACAAAACTACGTTTGATGCAATTATAGAAGTTTTAGAAAATAACTTAAAAGTATTGCATCCGTTTATGCCATTTTTAACAGAAGAAATTTGGCAGCATATTACAGAAAGATCATCAGAAGAAGCATTGGTTATTGCCAAATATCCTACAATTAAAAAGTTTGATACGCAAATAATTACCAATTTCGATTTTGCTACAGATGTAGTTTCAGGAATTAGAACTATTAGAAAAGATAAGAACGTTTCATTTAAAGATGCGGTCGAATTATTTGTAATTGATAATGATAAAAGTTCTAAAGATTTTGATGCTGTTATTCAGAAATTAACAAATACAGCAGCAATAAACTATGTTTCAGAAAAAGTAGATGGCGCTTCATTTAGAGTAAAGTCAAATGAATATTTTGTACCAATTTCTATAGAAAATATAGATGTAGAAGCCGAAATTAAAAAGTTAGAAACAGAATTAAAAAGAGCAGAAGGTTTCTTGTTTGGTATTAACAAAAAGCTTTCTAACGAACGTTTTGTGGCAAATGCACCAGAGCAAGTAATTGCTTTAGAACGTAAAAAAGAAGCAGATACTATTGCTAAAATAGAAACAATAAAGAGTAGTTTAAGTTCCCTTAAATAA
- a CDS encoding DUF1573 domain-containing protein, with protein MKLLTALILFLFVSFSINSQEFKFETESINYGKVSKGANGERVFVFTNIGDAPLIIKNIQSSCGCTVPKKPEKPIMPGEKGEIKVSYDTKRVGGFSKQITIFSNAKTARKTLKIRGFVDKKEFLEKEKSMLSGS; from the coding sequence ATGAAACTTTTAACAGCCTTAATCTTATTTTTATTTGTCTCTTTTTCTATAAACTCACAAGAATTTAAGTTTGAAACAGAGTCTATTAACTATGGTAAAGTTAGTAAAGGCGCTAACGGAGAGCGAGTTTTTGTATTTACAAATATTGGCGATGCACCCTTAATTATTAAGAACATACAATCTTCTTGTGGTTGTACCGTGCCTAAAAAACCAGAAAAACCAATTATGCCAGGTGAAAAAGGAGAAATTAAAGTTTCTTATGATACAAAAAGAGTTGGTGGTTTTTCTAAACAAATTACAATTTTCTCTAATGCAAAAACTGCTAGAAAAACTTTAAAAATTAGAGGTTTTGTAGATAAAAAAGAGTTCTTAGAAAAAGAGAAAAGCATGCTTTCTGGCAGTTAG
- a CDS encoding aspartyl protease family protein, whose product MNNNSLLIIFILFFLTFTCHSQNGFRFKNTSQKKQRLSFELINNLVVIPVFINNKKMSFILDTGVNKTIIFNLSENDSIGLLNPEKVSLRGLGDGESVEAIISRNNKLQVKNAIGNNESVYVILKDFFDLSSKMGTTIHGIIGYNLLKDFVVRINYKTKKIDFYNPDSFKYKRCKKCEVLPIQFYRKKPFVEVDVQLDTVNNVQTPVKMLVDSGGSDAIWLFENSKAEIKTPLKYFNDLLGEGLSGSIYGNRSRIPKLIIGKYEIKSPTVSFLDSLSTQNASMLKERNGSIGGNILKRFMVWIDYPNKKITLRKNASFKSDFNYNMSGLDIVYNGKQLVKEEIIKPVSDSFNNDIQTNNTISFVANYTYKFKPSYIIKNVVKNSPADRAGLQLGDILSSINRKPVHSYKLNEIVSKMQERANKKITITVLRYGSKKTFQFRLEKRI is encoded by the coding sequence TTGAATAATAATTCGCTTTTAATAATTTTTATTTTGTTTTTTTTGACTTTTACTTGTCATTCTCAAAACGGATTTCGGTTTAAAAATACGTCTCAAAAAAAACAACGTCTTTCTTTTGAATTAATAAATAATTTGGTTGTAATTCCGGTATTCATCAATAACAAGAAAATGAGTTTTATTCTTGATACTGGTGTAAATAAAACCATAATTTTTAATCTTTCAGAAAATGATAGCATTGGTCTTCTAAATCCAGAAAAAGTATCTTTAAGAGGTTTGGGTGACGGAGAATCTGTAGAAGCTATTATTTCTAGAAATAATAAATTACAAGTTAAAAATGCGATTGGTAATAATGAATCTGTTTATGTTATTTTAAAAGATTTTTTTGATTTATCTAGTAAAATGGGAACTACAATACACGGTATAATAGGCTATAATTTATTAAAAGATTTTGTAGTGAGAATAAATTACAAAACTAAAAAAATAGACTTTTATAACCCAGACTCGTTTAAATATAAACGATGTAAAAAGTGCGAAGTTTTGCCCATACAATTTTATAGAAAAAAACCATTTGTTGAGGTTGATGTGCAATTAGATACAGTTAACAATGTTCAAACTCCTGTTAAAATGTTGGTAGATTCTGGAGGAAGTGATGCAATATGGCTTTTCGAAAATTCTAAAGCCGAAATAAAAACACCTTTAAAATACTTTAATGATTTGTTAGGTGAAGGTTTAAGCGGGTCTATTTATGGTAACAGAAGTAGAATACCAAAATTAATAATTGGTAAATATGAAATTAAAAGCCCTACGGTATCTTTTCTAGATTCTCTTTCTACACAAAATGCAAGTATGTTAAAAGAAAGAAATGGCAGTATTGGTGGTAATATTTTAAAGAGGTTTATGGTTTGGATAGATTACCCAAATAAAAAAATTACCCTTAGAAAAAACGCTTCTTTTAAAAGTGATTTTAATTATAATATGAGTGGTTTAGATATTGTTTATAATGGTAAGCAGTTAGTTAAAGAAGAAATTATTAAACCTGTTTCAGATTCTTTTAATAATGATATTCAAACAAATAATACAATTTCTTTTGTAGCCAATTACACGTATAAATTTAAGCCTTCTTATATTATTAAAAATGTTGTAAAAAACTCGCCAGCAGATAGGGCAGGTTTGCAACTAGGTGATATTCTCTCAAGTATTAATAGAAAACCCGTTCACTCATATAAACTAAATGAAATTGTAAGTAAAATGCAAGAAAGAGCCAATAAAAAAATTACAATTACAGTTCTAAGATACGGTTCTAAAAAAACATTTCAATTTCGATTAGAAAAAAGAATCTAA